A portion of the Haliaeetus albicilla chromosome 5, bHalAlb1.1, whole genome shotgun sequence genome contains these proteins:
- the DCAF4 gene encoding DDB1- and CUL4-associated factor 4 isoform X1 — protein sequence MPGCGRASASGAFSFKSGGANRGAGPGAGPGPAGVEMKRNYWRGKEKHGWSNRKHSYHPHRYRRPSHNNCTERLEQGEPQSPVNEGSSSSGDPSSSSLTQNSVVPELPGFYYDSEKNRYFRLLPGHNNYNPLTKEGIQYKVMECKRLRLLEEEEKQKKKTTRAGLNSSMLLQKRQLGLLSSTSYCRLVHELKVNCMQRRKIEIHSPDSSVAGTNNFKIIVADVACERIFTVNDVEHGGCKYGIINLSGLGKETLTVEMYDNLYFTNRKVNSVCWASLTHPDSHVLLCLMGIAETPGCASLLPASLFSSTNPGDRPGMLCSFKISTAWSCAWCLNPQADNCFSTGLTRRVLVTNVVTGHRQTFGTGSDVLAQQFATQTPMLYNGCRSGEIFSIDVRQRNRKGQSWKAIRLFHDSAVTSIRLLEAEHYLMAGDMAGKIKLWDLRTAKCVKQYKGHHNEYAILPLHVNEEEGLLTAVGQDCYTRIWSLQDANLLRTIPSPHPSSKDAIPSVVFSSRLGGSRGVPGLLMAVKQDLYHFSYN from the exons ATGCCTGGCTGCGGCCGCGCCTCCGCCTCAGGGGCTTTTAGCTTCAAGTCCGGCGGGGCGAACCGTGGGGCTGGTCccggcgccggccccggcccagcAGGG GtagaaatgaagagaaattactggagaggcaaagaaaaacatggaTGGAGCAATCGCAAGCACAGCTACCATCCCCATCGGTACAGAAGACCCAGTCACAATAACTGTACTGAAAG GCTGGAACAGGGGGAACCACAGAGCCCAGTGAATGAAGGCTCCAGCAGCAGTGGAGATCCTTCTTCATCCAGTTTAACACAGAATTCTGTAGTACCAG AACTGCCAGGATTTTACTATGACTCAGAAAAGAACCGCTATTTTCGCCTGCTGCCTGGACATAATAACTACAACCCACTCACCAAGGAGGGCATTCAGTACAAGGTGATGGAATGCAAAAGACTGAGACTCttagaagaggaagaaaaacaaaagaag AAAACAACAAGGGCTGGACTGAACTCATCTATGCTGTTACAGAAAAGACAGCTGGGTTTGCTCAGCTCCACGAGTTATTGCAG GCTGGTCCATGAACTAAAAGTGAACTGCATGCAGAGACGGAAGATAGAAATTCACAGTCCAGATTCCTCAGTTGCTGGAAccaacaattttaaaataattgtg gCGGATGTTGCTTGCGAACGGATATTCACTGTGAACGATGTAGAGCATGGAGGATGTAAATATGGTATCATCAACCTCAGTGGTTTGGGGAAGGAGACTCTCACCGTGGAGATGTATGACAACCTCTACTTCACAAACCGCAAA GTGAATTCTGTGTGCTGGGCATCATTGACTCATCCAGATTCTCATGTTtt GCTGTGTCTCATGGGAATTGCAGAAACACCAGGCTGTGCCAGTCTGCTTCCAGCATCATTGTTCAGCAGCACTAACCCAG GAGATCGACCTGGAATGCTGTGCAGCTTCAAGATATCCACTGCCTGGTCCTGTGCTTGGTGCCTGAATCCCCAAGCAGACAACTGCTTCAGCACAG GCCTGACACGACGAGTTCTTGTGACCAATGTAGTGACAGGGCATCGACAGACATTTGGAACCGGTAGCGATGTATTGGCACAACAGTTTGCCACACAA ACCCCAATGCTATACAACGGCTGCCGTTCAGGTGAGATTTTCAGCATTGATGTGCGTCAGCGCAACCGAAAGGGCCAGAGCTGGAAAGCAATTCGTCTCTTCCATGACTCAGCAGTTACATCTATTCGCCTTCTTGAGGCTGAACACTATCTTATGGCAGGAGATATGGCTGGAAAG ATAAAACTGTGGGACCTGAGAACAGCAAAGTGTGTGAAACAGTACAAAGGTCATCACAATGAATATGCTATTCTCCCTCTGCATGTAAATGAAGAGGAAGGACTTCTCACCGCAG TTGGTCAGGATTGCTACACCAGAATTTGGAGTCTCCAAGATGCCAATCTGCTTAGAACcatcccttctccccacccaTCTTCCAAAGATGCCATTCCCAGTGTGGTGTTTTCTTCAAGACTTGGGGGTAGCCGAGGAGTTCCTGGCTTACTCATGGCTGTCAAGCAGGATCTCTACCACTTCTCCTATAACTGA
- the DCAF4 gene encoding DDB1- and CUL4-associated factor 4 isoform X2, which produces MKRNYWRGKEKHGWSNRKHSYHPHRYRRPSHNNCTERLEQGEPQSPVNEGSSSSGDPSSSSLTQNSVVPELPGFYYDSEKNRYFRLLPGHNNYNPLTKEGIQYKVMECKRLRLLEEEEKQKKKTTRAGLNSSMLLQKRQLGLLSSTSYCRLVHELKVNCMQRRKIEIHSPDSSVAGTNNFKIIVADVACERIFTVNDVEHGGCKYGIINLSGLGKETLTVEMYDNLYFTNRKVNSVCWASLTHPDSHVLLCLMGIAETPGCASLLPASLFSSTNPGDRPGMLCSFKISTAWSCAWCLNPQADNCFSTGLTRRVLVTNVVTGHRQTFGTGSDVLAQQFATQTPMLYNGCRSGEIFSIDVRQRNRKGQSWKAIRLFHDSAVTSIRLLEAEHYLMAGDMAGKIKLWDLRTAKCVKQYKGHHNEYAILPLHVNEEEGLLTAVGQDCYTRIWSLQDANLLRTIPSPHPSSKDAIPSVVFSSRLGGSRGVPGLLMAVKQDLYHFSYN; this is translated from the exons atgaagagaaattactggagaggcaaagaaaaacatggaTGGAGCAATCGCAAGCACAGCTACCATCCCCATCGGTACAGAAGACCCAGTCACAATAACTGTACTGAAAG GCTGGAACAGGGGGAACCACAGAGCCCAGTGAATGAAGGCTCCAGCAGCAGTGGAGATCCTTCTTCATCCAGTTTAACACAGAATTCTGTAGTACCAG AACTGCCAGGATTTTACTATGACTCAGAAAAGAACCGCTATTTTCGCCTGCTGCCTGGACATAATAACTACAACCCACTCACCAAGGAGGGCATTCAGTACAAGGTGATGGAATGCAAAAGACTGAGACTCttagaagaggaagaaaaacaaaagaag AAAACAACAAGGGCTGGACTGAACTCATCTATGCTGTTACAGAAAAGACAGCTGGGTTTGCTCAGCTCCACGAGTTATTGCAG GCTGGTCCATGAACTAAAAGTGAACTGCATGCAGAGACGGAAGATAGAAATTCACAGTCCAGATTCCTCAGTTGCTGGAAccaacaattttaaaataattgtg gCGGATGTTGCTTGCGAACGGATATTCACTGTGAACGATGTAGAGCATGGAGGATGTAAATATGGTATCATCAACCTCAGTGGTTTGGGGAAGGAGACTCTCACCGTGGAGATGTATGACAACCTCTACTTCACAAACCGCAAA GTGAATTCTGTGTGCTGGGCATCATTGACTCATCCAGATTCTCATGTTtt GCTGTGTCTCATGGGAATTGCAGAAACACCAGGCTGTGCCAGTCTGCTTCCAGCATCATTGTTCAGCAGCACTAACCCAG GAGATCGACCTGGAATGCTGTGCAGCTTCAAGATATCCACTGCCTGGTCCTGTGCTTGGTGCCTGAATCCCCAAGCAGACAACTGCTTCAGCACAG GCCTGACACGACGAGTTCTTGTGACCAATGTAGTGACAGGGCATCGACAGACATTTGGAACCGGTAGCGATGTATTGGCACAACAGTTTGCCACACAA ACCCCAATGCTATACAACGGCTGCCGTTCAGGTGAGATTTTCAGCATTGATGTGCGTCAGCGCAACCGAAAGGGCCAGAGCTGGAAAGCAATTCGTCTCTTCCATGACTCAGCAGTTACATCTATTCGCCTTCTTGAGGCTGAACACTATCTTATGGCAGGAGATATGGCTGGAAAG ATAAAACTGTGGGACCTGAGAACAGCAAAGTGTGTGAAACAGTACAAAGGTCATCACAATGAATATGCTATTCTCCCTCTGCATGTAAATGAAGAGGAAGGACTTCTCACCGCAG TTGGTCAGGATTGCTACACCAGAATTTGGAGTCTCCAAGATGCCAATCTGCTTAGAACcatcccttctccccacccaTCTTCCAAAGATGCCATTCCCAGTGTGGTGTTTTCTTCAAGACTTGGGGGTAGCCGAGGAGTTCCTGGCTTACTCATGGCTGTCAAGCAGGATCTCTACCACTTCTCCTATAACTGA